TTCACGGATCGCTCGATGATGATCCCCCTCCGGTACGGATCGAAAGACGTCGGCCGGTGGGTGGAAGAGACCGTGAACATGCTGGAAGACTTCAAGCGCATCTTCGGCGGCCATCCGCCGGCTGAAGCGTCAATAGCCGTCATGAACGATTCCGACAATACCGGTGAGAGCGCCACCTCCTACATCCAGTTCATCGAAGTACGGAAGAGCGCCCCTGGCGGCAAAGATGCGCGACAGGAGTGATACGGCCGGCTCTACGGATGTCCATGGCGCCGGGATCACTGTCATCATCGCTCCAAAAACCCTGTCGAGCTTTGTAATCACATCAACGACACGGACCTAGATTGGCCAGAGGTGACAGAAGTATAAAAAGAAAGGAGTCTCCCATGAAAACATTTCATGTACTCGTGGCCGTCGTATTTTTCGCGACATGTTCCATCGCCGTCGCAGCCGATGGATTGGTCGAAGTAAAAAGTCCTTATAGCGTAAAAAAGACAGTAGACCGGCTCGAAGAGATCGTTCGACAACGCGGTTTGAACATATTCGCCCGGATCGACCATGCCGCAGGCGCGGCGAAGATCGGCCAATCGCTTCGGCCGACCGAACTGCTCATTTTCGGAAACCCGCAGGGCGGCACACCGCTGATGACGTGCGCCCAAACAGCGGGTATCGATCTGCCGCTCAAGGCACTGGTTTGGGAAGATGCGTCCAGGCAGGTCTGGCTCGGCTACAATGACCTGACCTACCTTGCCCGGCGCCATGCCGTCACAAATTGTCCGGTGGTTGAAAAGCTGCGGACGGTCATGGCGGCCATCGCCGAAGCAGCGGTCGCCCGCTGATAATGGACGATCTCCATTGAGCACCGACCACGGTGACCAGGCTATCGGGGAGCGTGCCGCGCACGGATTCATTGGGCTGGAGGTGTTCGAGTTTGCTCATCGTGAGAGGCTATAGCATGTCGTGAGGATTAATTGCAGAAGACTGCATCCGGGAGCCATCTAATTACTCATCTCAAAACCAAGTGATTAAAATATCAAATACGATCGAACGCATATTCCATTTAAAGCACACTTTGTCCCAATCGTCGATTTTTCTCTTTCTTATTTGCCGTTCTAATATTTATCAGGTATGAATATAGGATTGGTACGATCGGTGGGCCTGTTAATACCA
This Desulfatitalea tepidiphila DNA region includes the following protein-coding sequences:
- a CDS encoding DUF302 domain-containing protein: MKTFHVLVAVVFFATCSIAVAADGLVEVKSPYSVKKTVDRLEEIVRQRGLNIFARIDHAAGAAKIGQSLRPTELLIFGNPQGGTPLMTCAQTAGIDLPLKALVWEDASRQVWLGYNDLTYLARRHAVTNCPVVEKLRTVMAAIAEAAVAR